One genomic region from Pecten maximus chromosome 5, xPecMax1.1, whole genome shotgun sequence encodes:
- the LOC117327314 gene encoding alpha-(1,3)-fucosyltransferase C-like isoform X2: MAMVLAVTFFPSAIMIYVTMETDILAAFPGMVSALGLSYKDFKNVSILQNIILKPRQVHMHFYNPPEWFNKNNVFRGCPSNCSMSTGAKHFLNKDVVIFFGPRLSSNPVPKKRGQIWVLHGKEAPPNHAPMRKWKGLFNWTMTYRRDSDFPHLYGELRNVPNPSALLPNTTLKFFTVRNSTNVPKPTRNARSTAWFVSHCKTQSKRQEYVKTLQTTQSVDIFGACGTNRCARGRDHACLKPYKFYLSFENSLCRDYITEKVFKIYSNEHDIIPITRGIGDLYSLYLPPASFINSVDFNGIDQLGRFLNYVRKNETLYSEYFKWRTNYQARFDAYSSFCELCKRMHKPDVYTRYRRIYTDVHQWWFGSSDVKICTNPADLRR, encoded by the coding sequence ATGGCTATGGTACTGGCGGTAACATTCTTTCCCTCTGCAATTATGATATACGTTACCATGGAGACGGACATCCTAGCAGCCTTTCCAGGGATGGTTTCAGCCCTTGGATTATCATACAAAGATTTCAAAAATGTGTCGATTCTACAGAACATCATACTAAAGCCACGGCAAGTTCACATGCATTTTTATAATCCTCCTGAATGGTTCAACAAAAACAACGTGTTCAGGGGTTGTCCTAGTAACTGTTCAATGTCTACTGGAGCTAAACATTTCCTTAATAAAGACGTTGTGATATTTTTCGGCCCACGTCTTAGTTCAAATCCGGTGCCGAAGAAGAGAGGGCAGATATGGGTCCTCCATGGTAAAGAGGCACCGCCAAACCATGCTCCAATGAGAAAATGGAAAGGACTTTTTAACTGGACAATGACCTACCGCAGGGATTCGGATTTCCCGCATCTGTACGGAGAACTTAGGAATGTTCCTAATCCGTCTGCGTTGCTCCCGAACACAACTTTGAAGTTTTTCACCGTACGTAATTCCACAAACGTTCCAAAGCCGACGAGGAACGCCCGTTCTACGGCTTGGTTTGTCTCCCATTGCAAAACACAGAGCAAACGTCAAGAGTATGTAAAAACACTCCAGACCACACAATCCGTGGATATATTTGGAGCTTGTGGTACGAACAGGTGCGCTAGGGGCAGGGACCACGCATGCCTTAAGCCTTACAAGTTTTACCTGTCATTCGAGAATTCTTTATGTAGAGACTATATCACAGAAAAGGTTTTTAAGATTTACAGCAACGAACATGACATTATACCTATAACCCGTGGCATTGGCGATTTATACTCCTTATATCTGCCACCGGCATCATTTATAAATTCCGTAGATTTCAACGGCATTGACCAATTAGGACGGTTTCTGAATTACGTTCGTAAAAATGAAACTTTATATTCGGAGTATTTTAAATGGAGAACGAATTATCAAGCGCGTTTTGATGCCTATTCTTCGTTCTGTGAACTTTGTAAGCGAATGCACAAACCGGATGTTTATACGCGTTACCGAAGGATTTACACAGATGTCCATCAATGGTGGTTTGGATCAAGTGATGTCAAAATCTGTACAAACCCAGCTGATCTTCGCAGGTGA
- the LOC117327314 gene encoding alpha-(1,3)-fucosyltransferase C-like isoform X1, whose amino-acid sequence MDTLGWCRDKRVMAMVLAVTFFPSAIMIYVTMETDILAAFPGMVSALGLSYKDFKNVSILQNIILKPRQVHMHFYNPPEWFNKNNVFRGCPSNCSMSTGAKHFLNKDVVIFFGPRLSSNPVPKKRGQIWVLHGKEAPPNHAPMRKWKGLFNWTMTYRRDSDFPHLYGELRNVPNPSALLPNTTLKFFTVRNSTNVPKPTRNARSTAWFVSHCKTQSKRQEYVKTLQTTQSVDIFGACGTNRCARGRDHACLKPYKFYLSFENSLCRDYITEKVFKIYSNEHDIIPITRGIGDLYSLYLPPASFINSVDFNGIDQLGRFLNYVRKNETLYSEYFKWRTNYQARFDAYSSFCELCKRMHKPDVYTRYRRIYTDVHQWWFGSSDVKICTNPADLRR is encoded by the exons ATGGATACTCTGGGTTGGTGTAGAGATAA GCGTGTCATGGCTATGGTACTGGCGGTAACATTCTTTCCCTCTGCAATTATGATATACGTTACCATGGAGACGGACATCCTAGCAGCCTTTCCAGGGATGGTTTCAGCCCTTGGATTATCATACAAAGATTTCAAAAATGTGTCGATTCTACAGAACATCATACTAAAGCCACGGCAAGTTCACATGCATTTTTATAATCCTCCTGAATGGTTCAACAAAAACAACGTGTTCAGGGGTTGTCCTAGTAACTGTTCAATGTCTACTGGAGCTAAACATTTCCTTAATAAAGACGTTGTGATATTTTTCGGCCCACGTCTTAGTTCAAATCCGGTGCCGAAGAAGAGAGGGCAGATATGGGTCCTCCATGGTAAAGAGGCACCGCCAAACCATGCTCCAATGAGAAAATGGAAAGGACTTTTTAACTGGACAATGACCTACCGCAGGGATTCGGATTTCCCGCATCTGTACGGAGAACTTAGGAATGTTCCTAATCCGTCTGCGTTGCTCCCGAACACAACTTTGAAGTTTTTCACCGTACGTAATTCCACAAACGTTCCAAAGCCGACGAGGAACGCCCGTTCTACGGCTTGGTTTGTCTCCCATTGCAAAACACAGAGCAAACGTCAAGAGTATGTAAAAACACTCCAGACCACACAATCCGTGGATATATTTGGAGCTTGTGGTACGAACAGGTGCGCTAGGGGCAGGGACCACGCATGCCTTAAGCCTTACAAGTTTTACCTGTCATTCGAGAATTCTTTATGTAGAGACTATATCACAGAAAAGGTTTTTAAGATTTACAGCAACGAACATGACATTATACCTATAACCCGTGGCATTGGCGATTTATACTCCTTATATCTGCCACCGGCATCATTTATAAATTCCGTAGATTTCAACGGCATTGACCAATTAGGACGGTTTCTGAATTACGTTCGTAAAAATGAAACTTTATATTCGGAGTATTTTAAATGGAGAACGAATTATCAAGCGCGTTTTGATGCCTATTCTTCGTTCTGTGAACTTTGTAAGCGAATGCACAAACCGGATGTTTATACGCGTTACCGAAGGATTTACACAGATGTCCATCAATGGTGGTTTGGATCAAGTGATGTCAAAATCTGTACAAACCCAGCTGATCTTCGCAGGTGA
- the LOC117327313 gene encoding uncharacterized protein LOC117327313, translating into MDLRKARMIYNRLKTEMHNAYYTKTMVDNLENFRTEASTHLLGPGLYQYQSFLEICQNLEGKGVIGWDKLGTLKDLVQTTSGGETHLLEMINKAENDIQGLSGNIQQTRVVVPVQDTPEDTVSGPAGNFHKTNSSALPYNDIQIIGKYDLDKYVGLIQITGRLEDSGTGFRVGEKYLMTAYHVFKRTIDQVWERAIQKVKHSQRKGELYREIESLFNISEDEITPLNIKPKKQPLPFGKLFEQFRRQDNGINVEVFETLLKESISVKFGFKDGKPTAGEFHFEYDIPFADADHDVLVLQISEGENTLPPPLPLEEEFVTSSVHLFGYPQGFMKLLSDIKCSIYVDNNELQKDVTKAIEWWKGEGHSFENHYAVCRYADDKRYTDTGKMFLQTSKQFEHNSSGSPVVAIINDRPVVQLMYLRGYPEFCYSKENSLPPPPPQYLFEAGVAMPVVTQLLRECCPNIMGK; encoded by the exons ATGGATTTAAGAAAGGCTAGAATGATATACAATCGCCTGAAGACAGAAATGCATAATGCATATTACACAAAGACAATGGTCGACAATCTGGAAAATTTCAGAACGGAGGCTTCAACACATCTGCTTGGCCCTGGTCTATACCAATATCAATCTTTCCTCGAGATATGTCAGAATTTAGAAGGAAAGGGAGTAATTGGCTGGGATAAACTAGGAACTCTTAAAGACCTAGTACAAACAACAAGTGGAGGAGAGACACATCTGCTTGAAATGATCAACAAAGCTGAGAATGACATTCAGGGTTTATCAG GAAATATCCAGCAAACGCGAGTAGTCGTTCCCGTACAAGACACACCCGAAGATACCGTATCAG GTCCTGCAGGAAACTTCCATAAGACGAATAGTTCAGCATTACCATACAATGATATTCAGATTATTGGCAAATATGACCTAGACAAGTATGTTGGACTTATCCAAATAACTGGTCGCCTGGAGGATTCTGGAACAGGATTTCGTGTTGGAGAAAAATACCTCATGACTGCCTATCATGTCTTTAAACGTACTATAG ACCAAGTCTGGGAACGGGCAATACAAAAGGTTAAACACAGTCAGAGGAAGGGAGAACTATACCGGGAAATCGAAAGTTTGTTCAACATTAGTGAAGATGAAATTACTCCGCTCAACATCAAACCTAAGAAACAACCTCTGCCATTTGGAAAGCTGTTTGAGCAATTTAGAAGACAGGACAATGGAATCAATGTAGAAG TGTTCGAGACATTGCTTAAAGAAAGTATAAGTGTGAAATTCGGATTTAAAGATGGCAAACCTACTGCTGGGGAATTTCATTTCGAATACGACATCCCGTTTGCTGATGCAGATCACGACGTCCTGGTTCTTCAAATTAGCGAAGGAGAGAACACTCTTCCACCTCCACTGCCACTAGAGGAGGAATTTGTTACGAGCTCTGTACATCTGTTTGGGTATCCTCAAGGATTCATGAAATTACTCTCCGACATCAAATGCAGCATATATGTTGACAACAACGAGCTTCAAAAAGATGTCACCAAGGCCATAGAATGGTGGAAAGGTGAAGGCCACTCATTTGAAAACCATTACGCTGTTTGTCGATATGCCGATGATAAAAGATACACAGACACTGGCAAGATGTTTCTCCAAACATCAAAACAGTTTGAACACAATTCTTCTGGATCTCCGGTCGTAGCCATTATCAACGACAGACCCGTGGTACAATTGATGTACTTGAGAGGCTATCCTGAGTTCTGCTACTCCAAGGAGAACTCCCTCCCACCACCACCGCCACAGTACCTGTTTGAGGCAGGTGTCGCCATGCCGGTTGTAACACAGCTTCTGCGGGAGTGTTGTCCAAACATCATGGGGAAATAG